The DNA region GTCAACATCGCGCTTCGGCCGCCCAGTCGCCCCCGTGGAAGTCACTGGTCGACGTTCCTGACTGGAGGTTGTGCCGCCCAGGGTGCTGCCGAGGTACTCGCGACCGGGATCAGGTACGTCACGACAAGGTCAACGGAAGGACGGGTGGACCGCCAACCGTGTACGACGTTGCTGGTAGCTGCCGTCGCATTTAGACGAGCGCCGGCTGAACGGACGCCTCAAAGATCGTTCTCTCGGGCGGCGACACCAGCGACTCCGGCAGCATCGCCATGACCCTATGCACCTGCGGAAGTGACTCCTGTCGTTCGAGAGCGGCACCGTCCTCATAAACCGCGGTCGCTATGAACGAATCAGGCTCGAGCAGGATCCGGGCGATGTCGAAGTTGACGACGCCCTCCGTGGCTCGTGCCGGAGTGATGATCTCGGCGAGCGCGGCCATCAACTGGTCGCTCTTGTCGGCTTTGGAACGAATCTTGAAGCGAAGAATGACCATTGCTACTCCAGTGGACTCAGGCGCCGCTGGCGCCCGCCCTCACAAGACTGACGGGCTTTCGGTGAAGGGATGGACCGGGTCGGCTTTCGACGGCTGATGGACCGCTCACCCGCCGGAGCTTGAGTCACAACTAAAGATTGCCGGCCTCGGATCGGCGGATCCGGCGTCGGGTTGTCGACCAGTTACGGGGAGACGGCGACCACGTCAGTCCCGAAGAGCATGTCCTCCGGCCGATCGTCTACGAATACGGCGGCACGTGGATCGGCGAGGAACCGGATGAGGTAGTGCCCAGCATTGTCGCGGCCTTTCTTGGAGTGGAACGCGTCGATCAGTTCGACGACGCCGTTTTCGTGGGGCGAACCGCTTGGCCCTTGAACCATCATGACACCCGTCATATGATGACGGAGTGAGTCATGCCGCCTGTCATAGTCAAGACCCGATCCCGGCTGAAAGAGGATGGGGGTTCTGGTGACGGCCGCGAGAGCAACTCGATCTCGGGCACTTCCCGCTCGCGAGCGCATGGTGCGCAGCGCGGCGCAGCTCATCCGGCGCAAGGGTGTGTCGGGAACCGGGATGAGAGAGATCGTGACCCGAGCCGACGCGCCCCGTGGGTCGCTGCAGCACTACTTCGCCGGCGGCAAGGAGGAACTGGTCTCCGATGCCCTGCTGTGGATGGGCGACGTGGCGGCCCGGCGGATACAGCGATGTCTCAGCGAGCTGGAGGCGAGAATACCGAGCGCTCTGCTGGCTTCCATCGTCGACACCTGGCGACGTGATCTCACCAGCGAGCATTTCTCGGCCGGGTGCCCCCTGGTGGCTGCCGCAGCGGACACGGCAACGACCAGCAAACAGCTCCGCCAAGTGCTCCGCCGGGCGTTCGATGGTTGGCTCGAACCACTTTCTCAGAGCCTGGTCGACCTCGGCGTACCCCATGAGCGCTCTGACAATCTCGCCGTCGTCGTTATCGCCGCCCTCGAGGGGGCCATCATCCTGGCCCGGATCAGACGCGACGTGACCCCATTCGACGCGCTCGTCCTCGAGCTTGGGCCTCTTCTCGATGCGGCTGCTCGTCCCGCCGCTCTGGGAAAATGATCGTGGGGAGCGAGGAGAACGTGATGCTCATAGGACGGGACACGTGACGAATATCGCGATCCTCGACGACTACATCGGGGTCGCCTTGGAGTACGGCGACTGGTCCGGGCTGCCCGACGATGCGGAGATCACCGTCTACCGCCACGCGATCCCGCCGGAGCGTCTCGTCGATGAGCTGTCCGACTACGAGATCATCGTCATCACCCAGCAGCGGGCACGTTTTCCCCGGGCGGTCCTCGAAGGCCTCGCCAACCTCAAGGTGATCGTTTGCAACGGCAGGACGAGCAACGTCATCGACCACGAAGCCCGGGTCGAGAGGGGGATCCTGCTCTGCGGCACGACGAAGACTGAGCAAGGCGCTGCAGCTCACCCACTCCGCTACAAGACGCCCAGCGGCGGCCTACCGGCGCCGTCAGAGATGGCGTGGGCGCTCATTTTCGCCGTCGCCAAGCGGACCGGCATTGAGGACCGGGTAATCCGCGCCGGCGGCTGGCAGACCGGGTTCCCCATCCCGCTCGCCGGAAAGACACTCGGCCTTCTCGGCGCCGGTCACCTGGGCGGCGCCATGGTCCCGGTGGCGAAGGCGTTGGGCATGGACGTCGTCGCTTGGAGCCAGAATCTGACCGAGGAGCGCTGTGCCGAGCTCGGCGTGACCAAGGTCACCAAGGACGAGCTGGTGTCGACCGCGGATGCCCTCGGAGTCTTCCTCATGTTCTCGGAGCGCTCCCGCAACACGCTGGGCGCTGACGACCTGGCCAGGATGAAGCGGGGTGCCATCTTGGTGAACATCTCCCGCGGTCCGATCGTCGATGAGGCGGCTCTTGTCGAGGCCCTGCGGTCCGGTCGTCTGGCCGGTGCCGGTCTCGACGTCTTCGACCGGGAGCCGCTCCCGGCGGATCACCCCTTCCGATCGCTCGACAACGTCGTCGTCACCCCGCACGTGGGCTACGTCACCGAGCAGCTCTTTCGCGCCGCGTGGGAGAGGATGGCGGAGGACGTGGCGGCGTACCTCGCAGGAGTGCCGATTCGGGTGGTGACGGACCCTGCCGACTGCCCGCCGATGGCGCCGCGGTGATGCCCGCAGAGACCAAGCCCCTAGCCGGCCGGCGCGCATTCAGCGAGGTGAGCGAGTTACAGCCCATCGGCCCCGGCCGCTTCGACGCCGAGGCCGACCCGGCATGGACCATCGGCGGAAAGCCCAACGGGGGCTACCTCCTCGCCATGCTGGGACGAGCGGCAACGCGGAACAGCACGCACCCGCACGTCATCGCCGCCAGCGCCCACTACCTCCGATCCCCAGACCCGGGTCCGATCGCCATCGAGGTCGAGACCTTGCGCACCGGACGCTCCGCCACTCAGGTGCGGACGCGGATGACCCAGGGAGAGGTCACCTGCGTCGAAGCGCTGATGACTGTCTCACGCTTTGAAGCGGACACCCGCTCGTACTGGGACGCTGGGCTGCCAAGGATGAGCCCGGTCGGCTGGGAGGGATGCGAACGCCTCGTCCCGGTTTTGCCGACCGGGCAGCCGGTGGCGGTCCTGGATCAGGTCGAAGTCCGCCTCGAACCAACCACCCGAGGGTTTACTGAGGGCCAGCCGAGCGGTCGCGGTGAACTGCGAGGGTGGCTGGCTCTGCCGGGCGACGAAGAATTCGACCCGGTCTCACTCCTGTTCGCCGTCGACGCGTTCCCCCCGGCCACCTTCGACATCCAGTTCACGGGATGGGTTCCCACCTTGGAGCTGACTGCGTACATCAGAGCTCTACCGGTGCCCGGCCCGTTGCAGATCGTGCAACGAGCGCAGCTCATCGCAGCTGAGCGCGTCGATCAGGTCTGCTACGTCTGGGATAGTGCCGGCCGACTCGTGGCCCAGGGCACGCAATTGGCTGGAATCCGCCTGGGATGAGCACCAGGCCATCGGCGACTCCTCGCATTGAACCCGCGTCGCTTGAACCCGCTGGCGCGTCTGTAGCGGGCGGCTCTGTGGAGTCCGGCGAGGGCGACGTCAACCGAGGTGGGCGGTGCCGAGGTCACGATCCGTGGGCTTCACGGCTGAGGTAGCCTCTGGCCGACGTAAACGGACACACCTTGGCGCGTTCTGGAGTGGGTCATGCCCTACACCGTGGATTTCAACACCGTCTCGACCGTCGGTCTGGAGTCGTCGCCGGTCGCTGCCGCGCTCGCTGGTCTGCGGGCGAACGAGGCCCGCTACTTCAAGAACAAGTACGACCACGTCTTCACCGTGGAGCCTGCGAGCAACGCCAAGACGACCATCGACTGGGTGCACCGGATCCTCAAGGAAGAACGCGACATCGTCATCTCGTCTCGGGCTCTCGAGACTACAGCCTTCCAGGTGGAGAACATCCGGATGGCCTACGTCTTCTATGAGAGCGGTTTGTCGATCAACGTGATGTACACGATCGCCGACCGCAAGAAGCGCGCGGTCGGCTTCAAGCTCTCCGAAGGTATGGAAGTTCCCGCGGAGCTCGCCTCGCGGTTCAAGTTCGCGAGGCAGAAGTCGAAGCTAGCCGGAACAATTCGCGGTTCCTACTTCAACCTCAAGAACGAGTACTGACCCGGACCGGAGATGGTTCCGCGCGCCAGAGCGATCGCGAGGGAGATGACCATCCAGGAGGGGGGAGATCTTCCTCTCACTACGGTGGCGATCGCCGGCGGGGGGTTGAACCTGCCGAGGGGAAAGGGCAGGACAACATCGGTCCCTCTGGAGATCCGTGAGGTGACCGCGGCCAGTCATCACAGCCCGGCAGTCATTTGGAACCTGTGCAATTGGGGTGGTGAGGTACCCGCTGGATTCCACCTCAACAGGTGACCCCTCGTACCCTTCTCCTCGCAGCTCGAGCGGTTTAGCGTGAAAGGCGACCGCGGCGGCTCCCCCCTCGTGGTCGTAGAGGACGGGCGGGGGCCCCGTGGACGAGCGAAAGTGGCGCCTCAGAGTCTCCGTGCCGTCTTCTCCGTGAAACGTCCGCGACCCTCAGCGGGAGCGGGGGGAGTACCGCGGTTCGCGGTCAAGCATCCAATCAGCGGAACCGGCGCGGGGTGGCACCCCCGGCCGATCAGTTGACGTCGTCGGTGGGTCGCTAGCTCGGGGATCGACAGGCGCCGACATGAGGCGCACACTGCCCCGGGGGGGTCACCCCGGCGGGCGCACTCACTGCACCCGACCCGGTATCCGCCCGCCGGGCCCCCTCGCCAGGCCGTCCGGCGCTGAGGGCGGCCTCGTTCCCCCCGGGGCGGGGCCGCGGCCCATCTCGTCACCGACAGTCCTAAGCTCGCCTTGCTGGGCCGTGGCTCTGAGGTTCTCCGCCGAGCCCAAGGGGCCTGGAGTGAGCATCCCTCCGACGGCCCAGCGCGTCCCGTCCCTGGCTTCGTTCCACGAGCGGGGCCCGGCACGCCAAATGACCCCCTCACACTGACTCGCCCCCTCACCGATCCAACCCCAAGGTTCTTGGTCGAGACGTACCGACGGGCTGTCGCTGTGTCGGTATCACGAGCAGAGCCGTTTGCTGGTGTGTGTCCCAGCAGGGAAGCCGGGCGGTGGCCTTACCTGCCTGACAACATGCGAGGCCACCTTCACCCGTCAAGGAGGGGCTAGCCCGGCTTCCTCTTCGCTCGCCTAGCGGAGTGTGCCCCAATGGACGGGCTAGCTGGACAGTTCTTATACCCGCCATCGGAGCTCCGTAACTCCACCCCCACGTGAACGGCAGCTGGCAGCTGTTGTCTCCTTTCGGGC from Acidimicrobiales bacterium includes:
- a CDS encoding antibiotic biosynthesis monooxygenase, which produces MVILRFKIRSKADKSDQLMAALAEIITPARATEGVVNFDIARILLEPDSFIATAVYEDGAALERQESLPQVHRVMAMLPESLVSPPERTIFEASVQPALV
- a CDS encoding TetR/AcrR family transcriptional regulator, translated to MTAARATRSRALPARERMVRSAAQLIRRKGVSGTGMREIVTRADAPRGSLQHYFAGGKEELVSDALLWMGDVAARRIQRCLSELEARIPSALLASIVDTWRRDLTSEHFSAGCPLVAAAADTATTSKQLRQVLRRAFDGWLEPLSQSLVDLGVPHERSDNLAVVVIAALEGAIILARIRRDVTPFDALVLELGPLLDAAARPAALGK
- a CDS encoding D-2-hydroxyacid dehydrogenase family protein, with the protein product MTNIAILDDYIGVALEYGDWSGLPDDAEITVYRHAIPPERLVDELSDYEIIVITQQRARFPRAVLEGLANLKVIVCNGRTSNVIDHEARVERGILLCGTTKTEQGAAAHPLRYKTPSGGLPAPSEMAWALIFAVAKRTGIEDRVIRAGGWQTGFPIPLAGKTLGLLGAGHLGGAMVPVAKALGMDVVAWSQNLTEERCAELGVTKVTKDELVSTADALGVFLMFSERSRNTLGADDLARMKRGAILVNISRGPIVDEAALVEALRSGRLAGAGLDVFDREPLPADHPFRSLDNVVVTPHVGYVTEQLFRAAWERMAEDVAAYLAGVPIRVVTDPADCPPMAPR
- a CDS encoding thioesterase family protein, translating into MSELQPIGPGRFDAEADPAWTIGGKPNGGYLLAMLGRAATRNSTHPHVIAASAHYLRSPDPGPIAIEVETLRTGRSATQVRTRMTQGEVTCVEALMTVSRFEADTRSYWDAGLPRMSPVGWEGCERLVPVLPTGQPVAVLDQVEVRLEPTTRGFTEGQPSGRGELRGWLALPGDEEFDPVSLLFAVDAFPPATFDIQFTGWVPTLELTAYIRALPVPGPLQIVQRAQLIAAERVDQVCYVWDSAGRLVAQGTQLAGIRLG
- a CDS encoding phage tail protein; protein product: MPYTVDFNTVSTVGLESSPVAAALAGLRANEARYFKNKYDHVFTVEPASNAKTTIDWVHRILKEERDIVISSRALETTAFQVENIRMAYVFYESGLSINVMYTIADRKKRAVGFKLSEGMEVPAELASRFKFARQKSKLAGTIRGSYFNLKNEY